One region of Stigmatella erecta genomic DNA includes:
- a CDS encoding type VI secretion system contractile sheath large subunit yields MLRSPSSPRVRWLVAGAFLPTPSGHAFSLTASDWAGRFGQAARALGVTVRDRIGSSDALFHEVSFASLDAFQLGEVIGAVPGLSALRTLHEALRGERGLSAEERAELGATLGPGLLASDMVQALHGARSSQSAHRAALAVLEEALFATACDILQSPAVARLESSWRGLHWLGEHGASCPELDIEVLDVAPHQLEEALARRLDAEPLQRPDACFIADELDGPEALQPLALLGEQAWVPIVASVPTALATDGTRTDGAPRALPAAAWDALRTEESTRWLYAALNPVVMMAERQGAVHRECFAPPALAVAVLLTSSLRNTRTFARLVGPGSGSPAPAVWRPEARGAVATQAVLSLREQERLAARGLLGVSGGWDSNGVMLGPTAPSLYGGRDAAHLPAQVLTGRLLRLSQAFAASLPEGTRPETVAATFVPAAEAFLSLGSGKPCPLQARVVPLGKAESGLHVRATLRPELAGTPLQLEFTVPLR; encoded by the coding sequence ATGCTCCGTTCCCCCTCTTCACCCCGAGTGCGCTGGCTGGTCGCGGGCGCCTTCCTGCCCACGCCCTCGGGGCACGCTTTCTCACTCACTGCGAGTGATTGGGCCGGGCGGTTCGGCCAGGCCGCCCGCGCCTTGGGCGTCACGGTCCGGGACCGCATCGGCTCCAGCGATGCGCTCTTCCACGAGGTCTCCTTCGCCTCGCTGGACGCCTTCCAGCTCGGGGAAGTCATCGGCGCGGTTCCCGGCCTGAGCGCCTTGCGCACCCTGCACGAGGCCCTTCGCGGCGAGCGCGGGCTGTCCGCGGAGGAGCGGGCGGAGCTCGGCGCCACCCTCGGGCCCGGCCTCCTGGCCTCGGACATGGTCCAGGCGCTTCACGGGGCCCGCTCCTCCCAGAGCGCCCACCGGGCCGCGCTGGCCGTCCTCGAGGAGGCGCTCTTCGCCACCGCGTGCGACATCCTCCAGTCCCCAGCCGTGGCCCGGCTGGAGTCCTCCTGGCGCGGGTTGCACTGGCTGGGGGAGCACGGGGCCTCCTGCCCGGAGCTGGACATCGAGGTGCTGGACGTGGCGCCACACCAGCTGGAAGAGGCCCTGGCGCGGCGGCTCGACGCCGAGCCCCTCCAGCGCCCCGATGCCTGCTTCATCGCCGATGAGCTCGACGGCCCGGAGGCCTTGCAACCGCTCGCGCTGCTGGGCGAACAGGCCTGGGTTCCCATCGTGGCCTCCGTCCCCACGGCCCTCGCCACGGACGGCACGCGGACGGACGGCGCACCGAGGGCGCTGCCCGCGGCGGCATGGGACGCGCTGCGCACCGAGGAGTCCACACGCTGGCTCTACGCGGCGCTCAACCCCGTGGTGATGATGGCCGAGCGCCAGGGCGCCGTGCACCGCGAGTGCTTCGCCCCCCCCGCGCTCGCCGTGGCGGTCCTGTTGACCTCCAGCCTCCGGAACACCCGCACCTTCGCCCGGCTCGTGGGCCCCGGCAGCGGCAGCCCTGCGCCCGCGGTGTGGCGGCCAGAGGCCCGCGGCGCGGTGGCCACCCAGGCCGTCCTCTCCCTGCGGGAGCAAGAGCGGCTGGCGGCGCGGGGCCTGCTGGGCGTGAGCGGCGGCTGGGACTCGAACGGGGTGATGCTGGGGCCCACGGCGCCGTCCCTGTACGGGGGCCGCGATGCGGCACACCTCCCGGCCCAGGTGCTCACCGGCCGGCTGCTGCGCCTGAGCCAGGCGTTCGCCGCGAGCCTGCCCGAGGGGACCCGCCCCGAGACGGTGGCCGCCACCTTCGTCCCGGCCGCCGAGGCGTTCCTCTCGCTGGGCTCCGGGAAGCCCTGTCCGCTCCAGGCGCGCGTAGTGCCCCTCGGGAAGGCGGAAAGCGGGCTGCACGTGCGGGCCACCCTCCGGCCCGAGCTCGCGGGCACGCCCCTGCAGCTTGAGTTCACCGTGCCCCTGCGTTGA
- a CDS encoding DUF5011 domain-containing protein, translating to MPALAQTRTPWQMHNGLEVSATNPHGLKKFTCNPTVHGQECEYDVATIPTQSDSGWSIAPNGETIGFSIPSRVCHAPVTCFGYGDFTYFQTLVDVPANVAVTQFTIAFNGMDDGSRVTIFNSQYPAGFVIPGSYVYFGGSGTTNLGPYVKSGEVNRVVITQVDDCCSENNLDSAKVVLNGQPVESSCESDAACDDGNSCTSDICGADGKCVSHTLACVGGELCNPQTPAANALASFSPNSASQQSTSTCTVFPTNIQIALNGPQHLLLECGVDSWVDQGAVATDACGPVEVVTHNSGHDAYGPGPNTCSEGTYSVQYRALDAQNHEVQVVRSVQVEDTLVPVLTLKGSAHEYHKCGSQWVDPGADSFDECYGNISAEVKTTGYVNGWVPGLYTVTYSVTDSGGNSAVPQTRTVEVANCPW from the coding sequence ATGCCTGCCCTCGCGCAGACGCGGACGCCCTGGCAGATGCACAACGGCCTGGAGGTCTCGGCCACGAACCCCCACGGGCTCAAGAAGTTCACCTGTAACCCCACGGTCCACGGTCAGGAGTGTGAGTACGACGTGGCCACCATTCCGACGCAGTCGGACTCGGGCTGGTCCATCGCGCCCAACGGCGAGACCATCGGCTTCTCCATCCCCTCGCGCGTGTGCCATGCGCCCGTCACCTGCTTTGGCTACGGCGACTTCACCTACTTCCAGACCCTGGTGGATGTGCCGGCCAACGTGGCGGTGACCCAGTTCACCATCGCCTTCAACGGCATGGACGATGGCTCGCGCGTCACCATCTTCAACTCGCAGTATCCCGCGGGCTTCGTCATCCCCGGCAGCTACGTCTACTTCGGCGGCTCCGGCACCACGAACCTCGGCCCCTACGTGAAGTCGGGTGAGGTCAACCGCGTGGTCATCACCCAGGTGGACGACTGCTGCTCGGAGAACAACCTCGACAGCGCCAAGGTGGTGCTCAATGGCCAGCCGGTCGAGTCCAGCTGCGAGTCGGACGCCGCGTGCGATGACGGCAACTCCTGTACCTCGGACATCTGCGGGGCGGACGGCAAGTGTGTGAGCCACACGCTGGCGTGCGTGGGCGGCGAGCTGTGCAACCCCCAGACGCCGGCGGCCAACGCCCTGGCCTCCTTCAGCCCCAACAGCGCCTCCCAGCAGTCCACCAGCACCTGCACGGTGTTCCCCACCAACATCCAGATTGCCCTGAACGGCCCGCAGCACCTGCTGCTCGAGTGCGGCGTGGACTCCTGGGTGGACCAGGGTGCGGTGGCCACGGATGCCTGCGGCCCGGTGGAAGTCGTCACGCACAACTCCGGCCATGACGCGTACGGCCCCGGCCCGAACACCTGCTCCGAGGGCACCTACTCGGTGCAGTACCGTGCCCTGGACGCGCAGAACCACGAAGTGCAGGTGGTCCGCTCGGTGCAGGTGGAGGACACCCTGGTGCCGGTGCTGACGCTCAAGGGCTCCGCGCACGAGTACCACAAGTGCGGCAGCCAGTGGGTGGACCCGGGCGCCGACTCCTTCGACGAGTGCTACGGCAACATCTCCGCCGAGGTGAAGACGACTGGCTACGTGAACGGCTGGGTGCCGGGCCTCTACACGGTGACCTACTCCGTGACGGACAGCGGCGGGAACTCCGCGGTGCCGCAGACCCGCACCGTCGAGGTCGCCAACTGCCCCTGGTAG
- a CDS encoding bifunctional alpha,alpha-trehalose-phosphate synthase (UDP-forming)/trehalose-phosphatase — protein MPRLLLVSNRLPVTVKTEKDQVSVVRSAGGLATGLSGPHERSGGLWVGWPGDVSRLSQAQRAKLEEQLAGLRCVPLYLSASEVSRFYEGYSNRVLWPLCHYLLERVPRQDRDWDSYVKVNERFAELAASHYQPGDTIWVHDYQLMLVPGLLRKRLPEARIGFFHHIPFPSSEIFRTLPRREALVRGLLGADLVGFHTTSYVHHFSNTMLQVLGLETEVDHVTYEGRTVHLGAFPMGIDAEAFDRLAREPGTLEEVKVLRERAVGQRLLVGVDRLDYTKGIPRRLLAVQRVLEREPSLRGRLRFIQVAVPSRTQVEDYAAYREQVDELVGRINGLYGNMHNVPVHYLYRSLNERQLAALYRGADVMLVTPIRDGMNLVAKEFCAARPDEDGVLLLSEFAGAANELCEATFVNPYDVEGMADAILKALDMPASERQPRMRALRERVKAHDVHWWVGRFLDTLQAIPTPVKPQASGGAPEVMARLKAAGRRALLLDYDGTLVGYVARPELATPDAALKSLLAQVAALPNTSVHIVSGRARETLEAWLGDLPVGLHGEHGLWSRPKPGGEWKMLEGVSTDWKAQARPLLDSFTTRVPGSFVEEKTASLAWHYRQVDAGYGASQARELRMKLMEAFAQGPMEVLPGDKVVEVRPRGVHKGRVVTQVMEALGPGVLVAAFGDDRTDEDLFGAVPEDGISVHAGGRPTRAAYRVSGPDEVRRILASLLER, from the coding sequence ATGCCCCGACTCCTGCTTGTCTCCAACCGGCTTCCCGTCACCGTCAAGACAGAGAAGGACCAGGTCTCCGTGGTGCGCAGCGCGGGCGGGCTGGCCACCGGCCTGAGTGGGCCACACGAGCGCTCCGGTGGGCTGTGGGTGGGCTGGCCCGGCGATGTCTCCCGCCTGTCCCAGGCGCAGCGGGCCAAGTTGGAGGAGCAGCTCGCGGGGCTGCGCTGCGTGCCGCTGTACCTCAGCGCCAGCGAGGTCAGCCGCTTCTACGAGGGGTATTCCAACCGGGTCCTCTGGCCGCTGTGCCACTACCTGCTGGAGCGCGTGCCCCGGCAGGACCGGGACTGGGACTCGTATGTGAAGGTCAACGAGCGCTTCGCGGAGCTGGCGGCGAGCCACTACCAACCGGGCGACACCATCTGGGTGCATGACTACCAGCTGATGCTGGTGCCGGGGCTGCTGCGCAAGCGCCTGCCCGAGGCGCGCATCGGGTTCTTCCACCACATTCCGTTCCCCTCGAGCGAGATCTTCCGCACGCTGCCCCGCCGGGAGGCGCTGGTGCGGGGCCTGCTGGGCGCGGACCTCGTGGGCTTCCACACGACCAGCTACGTGCACCACTTCTCCAACACGATGCTGCAGGTGCTGGGGCTGGAGACGGAGGTGGACCACGTCACCTACGAGGGCCGCACCGTGCACCTGGGGGCCTTCCCCATGGGCATCGACGCGGAGGCCTTCGACCGCCTGGCGCGCGAGCCGGGCACGCTGGAGGAGGTGAAGGTGCTGCGCGAGCGCGCGGTGGGGCAGCGGCTGCTGGTGGGCGTGGACCGGCTGGACTACACGAAGGGGATTCCCCGGCGGCTGCTGGCCGTGCAGCGCGTGCTGGAGCGCGAGCCCTCCCTGCGCGGGCGGCTGCGGTTCATCCAGGTGGCGGTGCCCAGCCGCACCCAGGTGGAGGACTACGCCGCCTACCGCGAGCAGGTGGACGAGCTGGTGGGCCGCATCAACGGCCTCTACGGCAACATGCACAACGTCCCGGTGCACTACCTCTACCGCTCCCTCAACGAGCGGCAGCTGGCGGCGCTGTACCGGGGGGCGGATGTGATGCTGGTGACGCCCATCCGGGACGGGATGAACCTGGTGGCCAAGGAGTTCTGCGCGGCGAGGCCGGACGAGGACGGGGTGCTGCTGCTGAGCGAGTTCGCGGGCGCCGCCAACGAGCTGTGCGAGGCCACGTTCGTCAATCCCTATGATGTCGAGGGCATGGCGGACGCCATCCTGAAGGCGCTGGACATGCCCGCCTCGGAGCGCCAGCCGCGCATGCGCGCCCTGCGCGAGCGGGTGAAGGCCCACGATGTGCACTGGTGGGTGGGCCGCTTCCTGGACACGCTCCAGGCCATTCCCACCCCGGTCAAGCCGCAGGCCTCGGGAGGGGCCCCGGAGGTGATGGCGCGGCTCAAGGCGGCCGGGCGGCGGGCGCTGCTGCTCGACTATGACGGGACGCTCGTGGGGTACGTGGCGCGGCCGGAGCTGGCCACGCCGGACGCGGCGCTGAAGTCGCTGCTGGCGCAGGTGGCGGCGCTGCCCAACACGTCCGTGCACATCGTCAGCGGCCGGGCCCGGGAGACGCTGGAGGCGTGGCTGGGAGACTTGCCGGTGGGGCTGCACGGCGAGCATGGGCTCTGGTCCCGGCCGAAGCCCGGCGGCGAGTGGAAGATGCTGGAGGGCGTGTCCACCGATTGGAAGGCGCAGGCGCGTCCGCTGCTGGACTCCTTCACCACGCGCGTGCCGGGCTCCTTCGTGGAGGAGAAGACCGCGTCGCTGGCGTGGCACTACCGGCAGGTGGATGCCGGCTATGGCGCCTCGCAGGCCCGCGAGCTGCGGATGAAGCTGATGGAGGCGTTCGCGCAGGGGCCGATGGAGGTGCTGCCCGGGGACAAGGTGGTGGAGGTGCGCCCCCGGGGCGTGCACAAGGGCCGCGTGGTGACTCAGGTGATGGAGGCCCTGGGGCCCGGGGTCCTGGTGGCGGCCTTCGGCGATGACCGCACGGATGAGGACCTGTTCGGCGCGGTGCCCGAGGATGGGATTTCCGTCCACGCCGGCGGCAGGCCCACCCGCGCGGCCTACCGGGTGTCCGGTCCGGACGAGGTGCGGCGCATCCTCGCCTCGTTGCTGGAGCGGTGA